In one Bacteroidales bacterium WCE2004 genomic region, the following are encoded:
- a CDS encoding aspartate aminotransferase → MSMHISAKTQAMPASAIRKLVPLSDAAKARGIHVYHLNVGAPDIKSPDCAFNAVVDKCKGMHHLSYTNSAGLIELREGMVEKYYKKIGIDIEVPELLIDVAGSEAFAVAMQVAADPGDEIIVVEPFYTNYQTFAYLNGITLKAVPTDIREGFKVPDISEFEKLVTPKTRAVLISNPCNPSGKLFTREEMLQIGDFCKRHDLFLISDEVYREFCYTDEPHFSAMNIPGCEQNVILVDSVSKRYNLCGARIGCIVSHNKDVMAAALKFAQSRLCPPVLGQYAAIGALDTPQSYFDEVKEEYIRRRDCAVEMLNAIPGVFAPKPFGAFYTVVELPVKDAEDFARWMLTDFSVDGATTMVTPAASFYKTPGVGRNHVRIAYVLEVPALRKALTILGKGLEAYRKLHADEVA, encoded by the coding sequence ATGTCCATGCACATTTCCGCCAAGACCCAGGCTATGCCTGCATCTGCGATCCGCAAGCTGGTTCCGCTCTCCGACGCCGCCAAGGCCCGGGGAATCCACGTGTATCACCTCAACGTCGGCGCGCCTGACATCAAGTCGCCCGACTGCGCGTTCAATGCCGTGGTGGACAAGTGCAAGGGCATGCACCACCTTTCCTACACCAATTCCGCCGGCCTGATCGAACTCCGCGAGGGCATGGTGGAGAAGTACTACAAGAAGATCGGCATCGACATCGAGGTCCCCGAGCTGCTCATCGACGTGGCGGGCAGCGAGGCCTTCGCCGTCGCGATGCAGGTCGCGGCCGACCCCGGCGACGAAATCATCGTCGTGGAGCCGTTCTACACCAACTACCAGACCTTCGCCTACCTCAACGGCATCACGCTCAAGGCCGTCCCGACCGACATCCGCGAAGGTTTCAAGGTCCCTGACATCTCCGAGTTCGAGAAACTCGTGACTCCGAAGACCCGTGCCGTGCTCATCAGCAACCCGTGCAACCCTTCCGGCAAACTGTTCACCAGGGAAGAGATGCTCCAGATCGGTGATTTCTGCAAGCGCCACGACCTCTTCCTCATCTCCGACGAAGTGTACCGCGAGTTCTGCTATACGGACGAGCCGCACTTCTCCGCGATGAACATCCCCGGCTGCGAGCAGAACGTCATCCTCGTCGATTCTGTCTCCAAGCGCTACAACCTCTGCGGCGCGCGCATCGGCTGCATCGTCTCGCACAACAAGGACGTGATGGCCGCCGCGCTGAAATTCGCCCAGTCCCGCCTCTGCCCGCCGGTGCTCGGCCAGTATGCCGCCATCGGCGCCCTCGACACCCCGCAGTCCTATTTCGACGAAGTCAAGGAAGAATACATCCGCCGTCGCGACTGCGCCGTCGAAATGCTCAACGCCATCCCGGGCGTCTTCGCACCCAAACCTTTCGGCGCTTTCTACACCGTCGTCGAACTGCCTGTCAAGGATGCCGAGGACTTCGCCCGCTGGATGCTCACTGATTTCAGCGTGGACGGCGCCACCACGATGGTGACGCCTGCCGCCTCCTTCTACAAGACCCCCGGTGTCGGACGCAACCACGTCCGCATCGCCTATGTCCTGGAAGTTCCGGCCCTGCGAAAGGCCCTGACCATTCTGGGCAAGGGCCTCGAAGCGTATCGCAAACTGCACGCGGATGAGGTGGCGTAA
- a CDS encoding putative transport protein, protein MKELFLGSGIAHTILLFAIVIASGLWLGKKKVKGISIGSTWILFLGILLSHFGFRADPAALAFMKDFGLILFVFSIGMQVGPGFFQSFKKGGVGLNLLAAGMILLGVLVTLSIHWITGESLTTMVGVLSGAVTNTPGLGAAQHTMLDALVAEGQTAQAAEEATAALASAYAVSYPLGVIGVIFVLILLKSLFRIDLKKERAELEERDKDGQDTARRMHCEVENPAVFGKKLSEVMVGHADQFLVSRLMRGSEIFSPGPDTVLLQGDKVLIVTSQANVDAVRVVFGEEVPMHLEDWLEQDENLVIRRLCISRSSLTGKQLRGLHIRSTYGVTVTRVARAGVELVARPTLQLQMGDTITVVGTVEGIDQVARIVGNKPETLSRPNLVPIFFGIAIGVIVGSVPIAFPGIPQPVKLGLAGGPLIIAILLGHFGPKWGITTYTTISANMMLREVGISFFMAAVGLGAGENFVSSVVSGGYRWILYGALITLIPTFLTGLVARLVFKFNFYRICGLISGGSTNPPTLAFAQGAYGTDYTSINYATVYPLTTFLRVLSAQVLILFAIA, encoded by the coding sequence ATGAAAGAGTTGTTCCTGGGATCGGGCATCGCCCACACCATCCTGCTGTTCGCCATCGTCATCGCTTCCGGCCTCTGGCTCGGGAAGAAGAAGGTCAAGGGGATCTCGATCGGTTCCACCTGGATCCTCTTCCTGGGCATCCTGCTCAGCCATTTCGGCTTCCGCGCCGATCCGGCCGCGCTGGCCTTCATGAAGGATTTCGGACTCATCCTGTTCGTGTTCTCCATCGGCATGCAGGTCGGCCCCGGATTCTTCCAGTCCTTCAAGAAAGGCGGCGTGGGCCTGAACCTGCTGGCTGCCGGGATGATCCTGCTCGGCGTCCTCGTGACGCTGTCCATCCACTGGATCACCGGAGAGAGCCTGACCACGATGGTCGGCGTGCTGTCCGGGGCCGTGACCAACACGCCCGGTCTGGGCGCCGCCCAGCACACGATGCTCGACGCGCTGGTGGCCGAGGGCCAGACGGCACAGGCTGCCGAAGAGGCGACCGCCGCCCTCGCCTCCGCCTACGCGGTCTCCTACCCGCTCGGCGTGATCGGCGTCATTTTCGTGCTCATCCTGCTCAAGAGCCTCTTCCGGATTGACCTGAAGAAAGAGCGCGCCGAGCTCGAGGAGCGCGACAAGGATGGCCAGGACACTGCCCGCCGCATGCATTGCGAGGTGGAGAATCCCGCCGTCTTCGGCAAGAAACTCTCCGAAGTCATGGTCGGCCACGCCGACCAGTTCCTCGTCTCCCGCCTGATGCGCGGCAGCGAGATCTTCAGTCCCGGTCCGGACACCGTCCTGCTGCAGGGCGACAAAGTCCTGATCGTCACCTCCCAGGCCAACGTGGACGCCGTGCGCGTCGTCTTCGGCGAAGAGGTGCCGATGCACCTCGAGGACTGGCTGGAGCAGGACGAGAACCTCGTGATCCGCCGCCTGTGCATATCCAGGTCCTCGCTGACCGGCAAGCAGCTGCGCGGCCTGCACATCCGCAGCACCTACGGCGTCACCGTCACGCGCGTGGCGCGCGCCGGCGTGGAACTGGTCGCCCGCCCCACCCTGCAGCTGCAGATGGGCGACACCATCACCGTCGTCGGCACGGTCGAAGGCATCGACCAGGTGGCCAGGATCGTCGGTAACAAGCCCGAGACGCTGTCCCGGCCCAACCTCGTGCCCATCTTCTTCGGCATCGCCATCGGCGTGATCGTCGGCTCCGTTCCCATCGCCTTCCCGGGCATCCCGCAGCCGGTCAAGCTCGGCCTCGCGGGCGGCCCGCTGATCATCGCCATCCTGCTGGGCCATTTCGGCCCGAAATGGGGCATCACCACCTACACCACCATCAGCGCCAACATGATGCTCCGCGAAGTCGGCATCAGCTTCTTCATGGCGGCCGTCGGCCTGGGTGCCGGCGAGAACTTCGTCAGCTCCGTGGTGAGCGGCGGCTACCGGTGGATCCTCTACGGCGCACTGATCACCCTGATCCCGACCTTCCTGACCGGGCTGGTCGCCCGGCTCGTCTTCAAGTTCAACTTCTACCGGATCTGCGGCCTGATCTCCGGCGGCAGCACCAACCCGCCGACCCTTGCCTTCGCGCAGGGCGCCTACGGCACGGACTACACCTCCATCAACTACGCCACGGTCTACCCGCTGACGACGTTCCTGCGAGTGCTTTCCGCCCAGGTACTCATCCTTTTCGCTATCGCATAA
- a CDS encoding Endo-1,4-beta-xylanase, GH35 family, whose protein sequence is MMCALILGAIPSAAQWGPRPIPEPTDGLKDAYKDYFKIGVAVNNKNVQDPDQVKVILREYNSITAENAMKPQPTEPRKGEFNWKDADEIADFCRANGIKLRGHTLMWHSQIGSWMYQDEKGNLLSKDELYANMKHHIQAIVNRYKDVVYCWDVVNEAVADSPVWPGRSELRDSPMYKIAGEEFIYKAFEFAHEADPDALLFYNDYNDAEPAKSQRIFNLVKRMKDAGVPVDGIGMQGHYNVYGPSMADVDAAISLYSTIVDHIHVTELDIRVNEDMGGGLRFNMGQAKVADWEKTLQQDQYTKLFKVLRKHKDVIDCVTFWNVSDKDSWLGTNNYPLLFDENVKPKQAYFAVKGFDPKMDNAEIIEDFKPSELNQPGQQYPMVNSQGYARFKVDAPKATSVIVTLGLGGEGGTVLRKAEDGSWMGTTSGPMDEGFHYYHLIIDGGVFNDPGTENFYGSTRQESGIEIPAHDRAFYEERDIPHGNVQQILFWSNSTNMLKKAYVYTPAGYEKGKKKYPVLYLQHGWGENEYAWWNQGHANLIMDNMIAEGKIEPFIIVMTYGMTNDVRPGGAGLRGFNYKDFETVLCDELIPYVDSHFRTLAKRESRAMAGLSMGGMETHNITLARPELFAYFGLHSGGIYTPKELEAAGLDAKKVKGIFVGCGSKEGPDRIMKAAEDLQAAGYNAKGYVSEGTAHEFLTWRRCLLEMAPMLFKK, encoded by the coding sequence ATGATGTGCGCCCTGATTCTGGGCGCCATCCCGTCCGCCGCCCAGTGGGGCCCGCGGCCGATTCCCGAACCCACCGACGGTCTGAAGGACGCCTACAAGGACTACTTCAAGATCGGCGTTGCGGTCAACAACAAGAATGTACAGGACCCCGACCAGGTCAAAGTCATCCTGCGTGAGTACAACAGCATCACGGCCGAGAACGCCATGAAGCCCCAGCCGACCGAGCCCAGGAAGGGCGAGTTCAACTGGAAGGACGCCGACGAGATCGCCGACTTCTGCCGCGCCAACGGCATCAAGCTCCGCGGCCACACCCTGATGTGGCACAGCCAGATCGGCTCCTGGATGTATCAGGACGAGAAGGGCAACCTCCTTTCCAAGGACGAGCTCTACGCCAACATGAAGCACCACATCCAGGCCATCGTCAACCGCTACAAGGACGTCGTCTACTGCTGGGACGTGGTCAATGAGGCCGTCGCCGACAGCCCCGTCTGGCCGGGCCGCAGCGAGCTCCGCGACTCCCCGATGTACAAGATCGCGGGCGAGGAGTTCATCTACAAGGCCTTCGAGTTTGCCCACGAGGCCGACCCGGACGCCCTCCTCTTCTACAACGACTACAATGACGCCGAGCCCGCCAAGAGCCAGCGCATCTTCAACCTCGTCAAGCGCATGAAGGACGCCGGCGTTCCCGTCGACGGCATCGGCATGCAGGGCCACTACAACGTCTACGGCCCGTCCATGGCCGACGTCGACGCCGCCATCTCCCTCTACTCCACGATCGTCGACCACATCCACGTGACCGAGCTCGACATCCGTGTCAACGAAGACATGGGCGGCGGACTCCGCTTCAACATGGGTCAGGCCAAGGTCGCCGACTGGGAGAAGACCCTCCAGCAGGACCAGTACACCAAGCTCTTCAAGGTGCTCCGCAAGCACAAGGACGTGATCGACTGCGTGACCTTCTGGAACGTCTCCGACAAGGATTCCTGGCTCGGCACCAACAACTATCCCCTCCTCTTCGACGAGAACGTCAAGCCCAAGCAGGCCTACTTCGCCGTCAAGGGCTTCGACCCGAAGATGGACAACGCCGAGATAATCGAAGACTTCAAGCCGTCTGAGCTCAACCAGCCCGGCCAGCAGTACCCGATGGTCAATTCCCAGGGCTACGCCCGCTTCAAGGTGGACGCCCCCAAGGCCACTTCCGTGATCGTCACCCTCGGTCTCGGCGGCGAGGGCGGCACCGTGCTGCGCAAGGCTGAGGACGGTTCCTGGATGGGCACCACCTCCGGCCCGATGGACGAAGGCTTCCACTACTATCACCTCATCATCGACGGCGGCGTGTTCAACGATCCCGGCACGGAGAACTTCTACGGCTCCACCCGCCAGGAGAGCGGCATCGAGATCCCGGCCCACGACCGCGCCTTCTACGAGGAGCGCGACATCCCGCACGGAAACGTCCAGCAGATCCTCTTCTGGTCCAACAGCACCAACATGCTCAAGAAGGCCTACGTCTACACGCCGGCCGGCTACGAGAAGGGCAAGAAGAAATACCCTGTCCTCTACCTCCAGCACGGCTGGGGTGAGAACGAGTACGCCTGGTGGAACCAGGGCCACGCCAACCTCATCATGGACAACATGATCGCCGAGGGCAAGATCGAGCCGTTCATCATCGTGATGACCTACGGCATGACCAACGACGTCCGTCCGGGCGGCGCCGGCCTGCGCGGCTTCAACTACAAGGATTTCGAGACCGTCCTCTGCGACGAGCTCATCCCTTACGTGGACAGCCACTTCCGCACGCTTGCCAAGCGTGAGAGCCGTGCCATGGCCGGCCTGTCGATGGGCGGCATGGAGACCCACAACATCACCCTGGCCCGTCCTGAGCTGTTCGCCTACTTCGGCCTCCACAGCGGCGGCATCTACACGCCGAAGGAGCTTGAGGCCGCCGGCCTCGACGCCAAGAAGGTGAAGGGTATCTTCGTCGGCTGCGGCAGCAAGGAAGGTCCGGACCGCATCATGAAGGCGGCCGAGGACCTGCAGGCCGCCGGCTACAACGCCAAGGGTTATGTCTCCGAGGGCACCGCCCACGAGTTCCTGACCTGGCGCCGCTGCCTCCTCGAGATGGCTCCGATGCTCTTCAAAAAATAA
- a CDS encoding Permuted papain-like amidase enzyme, YaeF/YiiX, C92 family → MNKLLIAASCALALLAGCAPAEEKLQTGDLVFVGIPADYSLDHDSMDSAITEATGGQTGLNRIHTAIVEVDAEGQVWIIDATIKYGVDRHPLDTFIKQFTLRDGSLPVFEVKRLRDDARAAESVQNAKKYLGQPYDVTFLPDNGACYCTELVYDSYLDEAGAPIFHSAPMNFRNADGEMPRYWEQLFARIGQPVPQGVPGTNPQAMSEEPALRSVNAAL, encoded by the coding sequence ATGAATAAACTGCTGATTGCCGCCAGCTGCGCGCTGGCCCTGCTCGCAGGCTGCGCGCCCGCAGAAGAGAAGCTGCAGACCGGCGACCTCGTCTTCGTCGGCATCCCCGCCGACTACAGCCTCGACCACGACTCGATGGACAGCGCCATCACGGAAGCCACCGGCGGGCAGACCGGCCTCAACCGCATCCACACCGCCATCGTGGAAGTGGACGCCGAAGGCCAGGTCTGGATCATCGACGCCACCATCAAATACGGCGTGGACCGGCATCCGCTGGACACCTTCATCAAGCAGTTTACCCTCCGGGACGGCAGCCTGCCGGTCTTCGAGGTCAAGCGGCTCCGCGACGACGCGCGCGCCGCGGAATCCGTCCAGAATGCCAAGAAATACCTCGGCCAGCCCTACGACGTCACCTTCCTGCCGGACAACGGCGCCTGCTACTGCACGGAGCTGGTCTATGACAGCTATCTCGACGAAGCAGGCGCGCCCATCTTCCACAGCGCCCCGATGAATTTCAGGAACGCCGACGGCGAGATGCCCCGCTACTGGGAGCAGCTCTTCGCGCGGATCGGCCAGCCCGTCCCGCAGGGCGTCCCCGGCACCAATCCCCAGGCTATGTCCGAAGAGCCTGCGCTGCGGAGCGTAAACGCAGCGCTCTGA
- a CDS encoding trk system potassium uptake protein TrkH — MLVAAVIACFTPGDVSRVPLFCSSLFAGATGAYPLLFIRRGSHKLRFQEGNAIVVGSWFFACLFGMLPFLMYGGEFTFVNALFESVSGFTTTGASILNDIEGLPRGLQFWRISTAWVGGVGIVTLFSMVMRGTMEKSALSGAEISDVARLSLQGMRSAPFANRLLVTYVVLTVLTGLSLKLTGMGWFDAVTNAMSACSTCGFCTRNASIAFYANPAAEMVLSVAMLAAGANFGLLFLSFVRGSGRNLFKSEIFRVFLFMVGGSIFLITGDLLVHGDYDAFGPALRDATFQVASIATTTGFATQDTTAWPVLSMAVLVICSLVCGCSGSTSGGIKIDRIILAFKGIYNRVGASTEPGTVRAIRVDGRPRDARQVDDALGYIFCYLVIVALVAGFNMAFGMDFTTGLTASVACIGNVGPGFGDVGSMANYAAVPVVLKLSSALEMLVGRLEIFPILYFIRALRLRSAAQALRT, encoded by the coding sequence ATGCTTGTCGCCGCTGTCATCGCCTGCTTCACGCCTGGAGACGTGAGCCGGGTGCCCCTGTTCTGCTCCTCCTTGTTTGCCGGCGCGACGGGCGCGTATCCGCTGCTCTTCATCCGGCGGGGCAGCCACAAGCTGCGTTTCCAGGAGGGAAACGCCATCGTGGTCGGGTCCTGGTTTTTCGCCTGCCTGTTCGGCATGCTCCCGTTCCTGATGTACGGCGGGGAGTTCACCTTCGTCAATGCGCTGTTCGAGAGCGTTTCCGGTTTCACGACCACGGGCGCGTCCATCCTCAATGACATCGAAGGGCTCCCGCGCGGGCTGCAGTTCTGGCGGATCTCGACCGCCTGGGTCGGCGGCGTCGGCATCGTCACGCTCTTCTCGATGGTCATGCGGGGCACGATGGAGAAGTCCGCCCTGTCGGGCGCGGAGATCTCCGACGTGGCGCGGCTGTCCCTGCAGGGCATGCGGAGCGCGCCTTTCGCCAACCGGCTGCTCGTCACGTACGTCGTGCTCACCGTGCTGACCGGACTTTCGCTGAAGCTGACGGGCATGGGCTGGTTCGACGCCGTCACCAATGCGATGTCTGCGTGCAGCACCTGCGGTTTCTGTACGCGCAACGCGAGCATCGCCTTCTATGCCAATCCGGCCGCGGAGATGGTGCTCAGCGTGGCCATGCTGGCCGCCGGCGCCAATTTCGGCCTCCTGTTCCTGAGTTTCGTGCGGGGGAGCGGGCGCAACCTGTTCAAGTCGGAGATTTTCCGGGTTTTCCTTTTCATGGTGGGCGGCTCCATCTTCCTGATCACGGGCGACCTGCTCGTCCACGGCGATTACGACGCTTTCGGGCCGGCGCTCCGCGACGCGACCTTCCAGGTGGCCTCCATCGCCACGACGACGGGATTCGCCACGCAGGACACGACCGCGTGGCCGGTACTTTCGATGGCTGTCCTGGTGATCTGCTCGCTGGTCTGCGGCTGTTCGGGATCGACCTCGGGCGGCATCAAGATCGACCGCATTATCCTGGCTTTCAAGGGGATCTATAACCGCGTGGGGGCGTCTACCGAGCCCGGCACCGTCCGGGCGATCCGGGTGGACGGCCGCCCGCGGGACGCACGGCAGGTCGACGACGCTCTGGGCTACATCTTCTGCTACCTGGTCATCGTGGCCCTGGTGGCGGGCTTCAACATGGCGTTCGGAATGGATTTCACGACGGGCCTGACGGCATCCGTCGCTTGTATCGGCAATGTGGGGCCGGGATTCGGCGATGTCGGATCGATGGCCAACTATGCAGCCGTGCCGGTCGTCCTCAAGCTTTCTTCTGCGCTCGAGATGCTCGTCGGCCGTCTGGAGATCTTCCCGATCCTGTACTTTATCAGAGCGCTGCGTTTACGCTCCGCAGCGCAGGCTCTTCGGACATAG
- a CDS encoding Acyltransferase, whose protein sequence is MRWRKFCGWLLRLLGWTAVEPLPEEKKCIMLGVPHTTVWDFFISYLYFKSIGGDGLCMIKKEMFFPPLGWILRAMGGIPVDRANSGTLVRSLISQMKTRETFHLAIAPEGTRKPVKRWKTGYHLIAREAGVPVYLGYFDWKRKRVGRGQKFELTDDAAADTRRIQEIYESMDLGARYPEKYITH, encoded by the coding sequence ATGAGGTGGCGTAAATTCTGTGGTTGGCTGCTCCGTCTGCTTGGCTGGACGGCGGTCGAACCGCTGCCCGAGGAGAAGAAATGCATCATGCTCGGTGTTCCCCACACGACCGTGTGGGATTTCTTCATCTCATATCTGTATTTCAAGTCCATCGGTGGAGATGGACTGTGTATGATCAAAAAAGAAATGTTTTTCCCGCCCCTGGGATGGATTCTCCGGGCGATGGGCGGCATTCCCGTGGACCGGGCCAATTCCGGCACGCTGGTGCGCAGCCTCATCTCCCAGATGAAGACCCGGGAGACCTTCCACCTGGCCATCGCGCCGGAAGGCACCCGCAAGCCCGTCAAGCGCTGGAAAACCGGATACCATCTGATCGCCCGCGAGGCCGGCGTGCCGGTCTATCTGGGCTATTTCGACTGGAAGCGCAAGCGCGTCGGCCGCGGACAGAAGTTCGAGCTGACCGACGACGCGGCCGCCGACACGCGCCGCATCCAGGAGATCTATGAGTCGATGGATCTGGGGGCCCGCTACCCCGAAAAGTACATCACCCATTAA
- a CDS encoding LysR family transcriptional regulator, hydrogen peroxide-inducible genes activator yields MTFQQLKYIVALDEYRHFGKAAESCGLTQSTLSLMIKKLEEELDVQIFDREARPVAPTETGRRILDQARVVLYNTDQIPEMVRGEKERITGPLRIGLISTVAPVLVPGLFKYFTHNHPKISLQTEEMLTETLKAKLHKAEIDIGILAAPVGDPQLLEIPLYTERFYAYVSPSDPAFKEESLRTDYLLNRSVWVMRNGLQLYDFSKREKVWDVPVYEEFFEGGRVGTLIQIVEDNGGLTIIPEMHILLIANDLKDRLRPIAEPAPRRTIALAIRRDYLHEAMLNLVIRAIKTIIPGQMLENIVRADYIKL; encoded by the coding sequence ATGACATTCCAACAACTCAAGTATATCGTCGCTTTGGACGAATACCGCCATTTCGGAAAGGCCGCGGAATCCTGCGGGCTCACGCAATCCACGCTGAGTCTGATGATTAAGAAGCTGGAAGAGGAGCTCGACGTGCAGATCTTCGACCGGGAGGCGCGCCCCGTCGCGCCCACGGAGACGGGCCGCCGCATCCTCGACCAGGCCCGCGTGGTCCTCTACAACACCGACCAGATCCCGGAAATGGTCCGCGGCGAGAAGGAGCGGATCACCGGTCCCCTGCGGATCGGCCTGATCTCCACCGTCGCCCCGGTGCTTGTGCCCGGCCTGTTCAAATACTTCACGCACAACCACCCGAAGATCTCCCTGCAGACGGAGGAAATGCTGACCGAAACCCTCAAGGCGAAGCTCCACAAGGCCGAAATCGACATCGGCATCCTGGCCGCGCCCGTCGGAGACCCGCAACTGCTGGAGATCCCCCTCTACACCGAGCGTTTCTACGCCTATGTCTCGCCAAGCGACCCCGCGTTCAAGGAAGAGAGCCTGCGTACGGACTACCTCCTCAACCGTTCCGTCTGGGTCATGCGCAACGGCCTGCAGCTCTATGATTTCTCCAAGCGGGAAAAGGTCTGGGACGTGCCCGTCTATGAAGAATTCTTCGAAGGCGGCCGTGTGGGCACCCTCATCCAGATCGTGGAGGACAATGGCGGACTGACCATCATTCCCGAGATGCATATCTTACTCATCGCCAACGACCTGAAAGACCGGCTCCGCCCGATAGCCGAGCCCGCGCCGCGCAGGACCATCGCCCTCGCCATCCGGCGCGACTACCTCCACGAGGCGATGCTCAACCTCGTGATCCGGGCCATCAAGACCATCATTCCCGGGCAGATGCTGGAGAACATCGTCCGGGCGGATTACATAAAACTCTGA